From Microlunatus capsulatus, a single genomic window includes:
- a CDS encoding VOC family protein: MLQDSPAFSGFSTDDVDAARTFYGQTLGLRVSERDGMLTLHLGGGGTVLVYPKPDHRPASATVLNFPVEDIEAAVDALVARGVVLERYESTDERGIQRGWGPPIAWFADPAGNICSVLVTS; the protein is encoded by the coding sequence GTGCTGCAGGACTCACCGGCCTTCAGCGGCTTCTCGACCGACGACGTCGACGCCGCCCGCACCTTCTACGGCCAGACCCTCGGGCTGCGGGTGAGCGAGCGCGACGGCATGCTCACGCTGCACCTGGGCGGCGGGGGGACCGTGCTGGTCTACCCGAAGCCCGACCACCGGCCGGCGAGCGCGACCGTGCTCAACTTCCCGGTCGAGGACATCGAGGCCGCCGTCGACGCGCTCGTGGCGCGCGGCGTCGTCCTCGAGCGCTACGAGAGCACCGACGAGCGGGGCATCCAGCGGGGCTGGGGCCCGCCCATCGCCTGGTTCGCCGACCCGGCCGGCAACATCTGCTCGGTGCTGGTGACCTCGTGA